A region of the Candidatus Zixiibacteriota bacterium genome:
AGCAGTTGGGGGCATGATCGGCCGTCATACCGTGCGCGGCAAACTGCTCCTCGATAAAATGAACGACATCATATTCGGTCAATGTTTTACCGGAGGTCAAATGCTCCGAGATCAGATGATGCGCCCGGTCTTTTATCTTAATGATTTCATTCGCCGCCTTGCGATGTAAGCCAATCTGGATATCGCTCAACCGCGCCTGAAAAGCCGCCACCAGATCGGCTGAGGAGACAACTTCAAGGCCGAAACTCCGAATCAACTCAATCGTTCCCGCCTCGACCAGCCCGACGTACGGCAATCGCTCAAACGATGAATACTCCATGGCCACTCGTCGCAGCGGTTTCAGCACCTCGGCCAGTTCCGTTTCCAGGTGCCGCCAGCCGTGATAGACGATCTTGCGTCCCGGCAAATGGGCGAACTTGTCCGCCTCGACCGGATTAACCCAGGCAATCGGTTCCCCTTCGGCCGGAATCAGATAAAACGACCGCCGGGTGATCATTCCCTGCGGTCGGACATAACTCATGGCAATGCTGTTGCGGCCGTGAAAATCAGCCAATAACCAGCCGTCGAGGTTTTGTTCGCGAAGGTATTCTTGAATCGCTTTAATATCCATGTTACTCCCATTCGAGATCGAGGTCTATTCTACGCCACTACAGCGGCAATATCAGTCCGTCCTCGGCTACGATTATATTATCCCGTCCCGACTTATTTATCTTTTGTTTCAATCGGTCTATTTCTTCAGAAGAACCCAAATGTGTCAGCACCACCTGTCTCGTTCCTGATCCGGGCAACGCTTCGAACAACTCGTTCAAATCAAGATGAGTCGCTTCGATCACGGCAAAGTCACGACCGTTAATCAAATCGGCGATATCGGCAAATCCGGCAATATCGGCCGAATAAAGCAATGACTTATTCTCCGTCTCGACGCCCAGCGAATAACATCGTAAGCGATTGGGCAACCCGAGCTTTTCGACCAGTTCGGCGTATCCCTGCAAATGGCGATTGGCATAAGCCGTCAGACGACAGGGATAATCGAATACCTCTCCGGCCATATAGGGTATGAGGTTTACAGTGAACGGCAGTTTTTCGACGATCAGATATACCGCCCGCATATAGGCTGCGAACGGCTCAACGAAATCCTCGGGGAGGTAAAGATCGAGCGGCGTTTTGCGTCCGGCCAGATAAGTCGCCTGAATGAATAGCGGCAGATCACCGCAATGATCCGGATGAGTGTGACTTATCACAACCCGAGACACCGCCAATGGGTCAAATCCGCAACGTATGAAAGACGAGGTCACCCCGCCGCCGCAGTCAACCAAGGTCAGGTCATCGCCGATCTTGAGACAATAACCGGCATTGGCTCGATCCGGTTGCGGCATCCCGGAAGAGGAACCAAGCACGGTGAAACTGTCGGCAGGATGAATGATCATTTATCCGTACAACTCCTCGATTCGCGTCACGGCTTCCTTGCAATCCTCCCGGCTGACATCGAGATGCGTCACGAACCTGATCTTCCTTGGCCCGAACGGAACCGCCCAGACACCTGCCTCATACAGCTCACGGAGAACCTCTTCGGCAATCCGGTCCTCGGTTAGATCAGCTATAACGATATTAGTTTCAACCCGAGAAAGGTCGATATCGAACACCGGCAAAGCACTGAGGCGCTCGGCGATCAGGCGGGCGTTGGTATGATCCTCGACCAGACGTTCCAGATTGTTCCTGATGGCCCAGAGACCGGCCGCGGCGAGAATTCCCACCTGTCGCATCGCTCCGCCGAACAGCTTCCGGATACGTCGTGCTTTCCCGATGAAATCGGTACCACCCAGGATAA
Encoded here:
- a CDS encoding Xaa-Pro peptidase family protein codes for the protein MDIKAIQEYLREQNLDGWLLADFHGRNSIAMSYVRPQGMITRRSFYLIPAEGEPIAWVNPVEADKFAHLPGRKIVYHGWRHLETELAEVLKPLRRVAMEYSSFERLPYVGLVEAGTIELIRSFGLEVVSSADLVAAFQARLSDIQIGLHRKAANEIIKIKDRAHHLISEHLTSGKTLTEYDVVHFIEEQFAAHGMTADHAPNCSVDANAGNPHYEPTRENSKTIEKGQLVLIDLWAKHDQPDGVYADITWMAFAGREEDIPENYKKIFAVVTAARDRAIEFLKDNIAVRAVRGAEADDACRAIIEAAGYGDLFTHRTGHSIDSETHGSGPNIDNLETEDARVLQPGHLFSIEPGIYSKRFGFRSEINCLITPGGPEITTLPLQYDIVPLL
- a CDS encoding MBL fold metallo-hydrolase, which codes for MIIHPADSFTVLGSSSGMPQPDRANAGYCLKIGDDLTLVDCGGGVTSSFIRCGFDPLAVSRVVISHTHPDHCGDLPLFIQATYLAGRKTPLDLYLPEDFVEPFAAYMRAVYLIVEKLPFTVNLIPYMAGEVFDYPCRLTAYANRHLQGYAELVEKLGLPNRLRCYSLGVETENKSLLYSADIAGFADIADLINGRDFAVIEATHLDLNELFEALPGSGTRQVVLTHLGSSEEIDRLKQKINKSGRDNIIVAEDGLILPL